The following is a genomic window from Magnetospirillum sp..
CTTTGCGATTCCGCTGACGGCGGCCGCTTTGGCGCAAAGCCTGGCCGCGACCGACAATGACCTCACCGAGGCTGCCGAGGCTTGCGTGCCCGAGATTGCGGCCTTGCGCGGCCAGCTTGCTTCCCTGCCGGGCGCACTGCTTTCCCGCATGTCCGGCAGCGGGGCCACGTGTTTTGCGCTGTTTGCCAGCCGGGCGGCAGCTGAAGCGGCTTTGGCCCCCCTCAAAGCCGCGATTCCGGCCGGGTGGTGGGCCGCCTCTGGGGGGTGGCATAAGGGGTCTGCAAGCGCCGTTGTCGCCCGCCATCCTTGATGCTAAACCCCTCCCCTCCCACGTATCTTTGCTGGAAAAAATCATGTCGAAACCCGTGGCACTCATTACCGGGATCACCGGCCAAGACGGCGCCTATCTGGCCGAATTGCTGCTGCAGAAGGGCTATATCGTCCACGGCGTGAAGCGCCGGTCCTCGTCGTTCAATACGGCGCGCGTCGACCATCTCTATGCCGACCGGCACGAGCACGGCGTGCGGTTTTTCATGCATTACGGCGACTTGACCGACGCCACGAACCTGATCCGCTTGGTCCAGCAGACCCAGCCGACCGAGATCTACAATCTCGCGGCCCAGAGCCATGTGGCCGTGAGCTTCGAAACGCCCGAATATACGGCCAATTCCGACGGAATCGGCACGCTGCGCTTGCTCGAAGCGATCCGCATCCTCGGCATGGAAAAGACCGCGCGTTTCTATCAGGCGAGTACCTCGGAGCTCTACGGCCTCGTGCAAGAGCGCCCGCAGAAGGAAACCACCCCCTTCCGCCCGCGCAGCCCCTATGCCGCCGCCAAGCTCTATGCCTACTGGATCACGGTCAACTACCGCGAAGCCTACGGCATGCACGCCTCGAACGGCATTCTGTTCAACCACGAAGGCCCGACGCGCGGCGAAACCTTCGTCACGCGCAAGATCTCGCGTGCGGTTGCCGCCATCAAGCTCGGTTTCCAGAAGAAGCTCTATCTCGGCAACATCGACAGCTACCGCGACTGGGGCCATGCGCGCGACTACGTCGAAGGCATGTGGCTGATGCTGCAGCAGGCCGAACCGGACGACTACGTGCTGGCCACCGGCGAAACCCAAACCGTTCGCGAATTCGTGAATATCGCGTTTGCGCAGATCGGCCGGCCCATCGAATGGCGCGGCAAGGGCGTGGACGAACAGGGCGTGGACGCCAAGACCGGCGAGGTCCTCGTCGAGATCGATCCGCGCTATTTCCGGCCGACGGAAGTCGATTTCCTGTTGGGCGACCCGTCGAAGGCGCGCGCCAAGCTCGGCTGGAAGCACAAGATCGGCTTCAAACAGCTGGTCGAGGAAATGGTTGCCTCGGACCTCAAACTCGTCGAGCGCGAGAGCCATCGCAATGACCGCAACGCCTGAGTTCGACCTCAAGGGAAAACGCGTCTTCGTCGCCGGCCACCGCGGCATGGTGGGTTCGGCCATCGTGCGCCGGCTGGCACGCGAAGACTGCACGGTGCTGACCGTGGCCAAGAGCGAGCTCGATCTCACGCGCCAGGACGCGGTCGAACGCTGGCTTGCCGCCCAGAAGCCCGATGCGGTGTTTCTGGCGGCCGCGCGCGTGGGCGGCATTCACGCCAACAACACGCGACCGGCCGAATTCCTCTATCAGAATCTCGCGATCCAGAACGCCGTCATCGACGGTGCCTACAAGGCGGGCGTCCGCAAACTCCTGTTCCTGGGCTCGACCTGCATCTATCCGCGCATGGCGCCGCAGCCTATCCACGAAGATTCGCTGCTGACCGGCCCGCTCGAGCCGACCAACGAATGGTACGCGATCGCCAAGATCGCGGGCCTCAAAATGTGCCAGGCCTACAAAAAGCAGTACGGCGTTGATTTCATCGCCTGCATGCCGACCAATCTCTACGGCCCCAACGACAATTACGACCTCGAAATGAGCCATGTGCCGGCCGCCACGATCGTCAAGGTGCACCGCGCCAAACGCAACAACGAGCCGAACATCCCCGTTTGGGGCGACGGCACGCCCTTGCGCGAATTCATGCATGTCGACGACATGGCCGATGCGTGCGTGTTCCTGATGCGCAACTATTCGGGCCTCGACGCGTTCAATGTCGGCGTGGGCACCGACGTTTCGATCAAGACCTTCGTCGAGACCGTGTGCAAAGTAGCGGGCTACAAGGGCACGCTCGCGTTCGACACGTCGCGCCCGAACGGCCCGCCGCGCAAACTGACCGACCCGTCGCGGCTGATGGCGCTCGGTTGGCGGCCCAAGATCGACCTCGAAACGGGCTTGGCCGACGCCTATCGCTGGTACGTCGAAAACGTCGCCGCGAAGGCCGCCTGACCCTCTCGACAAGGGCGCGCGGGCGGTCTAAAAACGCGGGCCTTGAAAGTCCTTGCTGGGGCGTCGCCAAGCGGTAAGGCATCGGTTTTTGGTACCGACATACCTAGGTTCGAATCCTAGCGCCCCAGCCAATTCTCCTTCTGCCGCAAGCCATTGGCTCCAATGTCAGGCTCGGCGTCATAATTGTGACGCGGGCTGCCGCGTAAAGTTTCGGGAAACCGGAAACGACGAGGCAGGCCCCCATGAGCAGCGACCGGAACGACGCCAAAACCATCCACGAACGCGTGATGGCCGAAATGGCCGACAGCTTCGACGAGGAGCTTGAACTCGAGATCGACGATGGCCGCTTGGCCGCGATCATGGACGGCATGTCCGAACATCCGGAGCAGAACTCGATCGACCGGCGCATCTATTTCCGCGAGCTGTTCCGGCTGCAGAGCGAACTTGTGAAGCTGCAGGATTGGGTCGTCGACAAGAAGCTCAAGATCGTCGTGATCTTCGAAGGGCGCGATTCGGCCGGCAAGGGCGGGGCGATCAAGCGCATCACCCAGCGCCTCAATCCGCGCGTCTGCCGCGTGGCGGCCCTGCCCGCCCCCAACGAGCGCGAACGCACGCAATGGTATTTCCAGCGCTACGTGTCGCATCTGCCGGCGGGCGGCGAAATCGTGCTGTTCGACCGCTCCTGGTACAACAGGGCGGGTGTGGAACGCGTGATGGGCTTCTGCAACGAAGCGCAGGTCGAAGAATTTTTCCGCACCGTGCCGGAATTCGAGCGCATGCTCGTGCGCTCGGGCATCGTGCTCGTCAAATACTGGTTCTCGATCACCGACAGCGAGCAGCATCTGCGCTTCCAAATGCGCATCCACGATCCAATGAAACAGTGGAAACTGAGCCCGATGGATCTGCAGTCGCGCGTGCGCTGGGAGCAGTACACGAAGGCCAAAGAAGCGATGCTGCAGCACACCCATATTCCGGAAGCGCCGTGGTGGGTCGTGGAGGCCGTCGACAAGAAGCGCGCGCGCCTCAACTGCATCAGCCATCTGCTGAGCCAAATCCCGTACGGCGAGGTGCAGCACGAGCCGGTCGAACTGCCCGCCCGCGTCTACAATCCCGACTATATTCGCGGGCCCGTGCCGCGCGAGATGTACGTGCCGGCGATCTACTGACGGAAGCTTTCGCGTCAGGCGAAATTCTCGAGCGTGCGCACAACGCCGCCCGCCGCAACGGCATCTTGGCTGTCGTGGGTAACCATGAGGCACGGCAGCTTGCGCTCGCGCACATGCGCAAACACGAATTCACGCATCTGCGCGCGCAGATCGGCGTCGAGCTTGCCGAACGGCTCGTCGAGCAGGATCGCCGCAGGCTCGGCCAGCAACGCGCGCATGAGCGCCACGCGCTGGCGCTGGCCGCCCGACAAAGTCGCCGGATCGCGCACGGCAAAGCCAGCGAGGCCTGCGGCTGCAAGCGCTTCTTCGATGCGGGCACGGCGGTCGTTTGCGTCGGCGCGCAGACCGAAACCGAGATTGGCGCCGACCGACAGATGCGGAAACAAGAGATCGTCCTGGAACAGGATGCCGATGCGGCGACGCTCGGGCGGCAAGGCGCTGATCTCGACGCCGTCGAGCCGCACCGAGCCGCGCGCTGCAAGGCCCGGCGCCAGGGTGCCGCAGGCATAGGCGAGCAGGCTCGATTTGCCTGTCCCCGAAGCGCCCATCACAGTCGCGATTTCGCCGGGTGCGATGGCGAGCGAGAAATCAGCGACCAGCACGCGCGGCCCTGCCGCCAAGCGCACATGTTCGAATACAAGGCCGCTCATCTCAGCCCCCGTCGATCGCGAAACAAGAACGCGGGCACGGCCAGCGCCAAGCCGTAAGCCAGCAGCGGCAGCAGGGCCTGCAAAAACGCATAGACGCCGACGATGCGCCGATCGCCGCCCGAGGCGAGCGACACGGCCTCGGTCGCAAGGCTCGTGAGCCTGCCGCCGCCGCCCAGCACAGTCGGCAGATAAAGCCCGACGCTGACCGCAAAGCCGACGGCGGCGGCGACCAAGAGCGGGCGCAGCAGCAGCGGCAAGCGCACGGCGAAAAACACGCGCCATGGGGCTGCACCCAAGCACGCGGCGAGCTTGGCGTAGCGCGGATCGAGTGCGCGCCACGGATCGGCCAGCACCAGAAACACATACGGCAGCACGAACAGCAGATGGAACCATACGAGTGCCGCCCATGTGCCGTCCCAGCCCAGCCGCACCAAGAGGCTTTGCGCGCCGAGCAGGAACGAGATCTGCGGCACCAGCAGCGGCAGATAGAGCGCCCACAAAGCCGAAGGCCCCGCCGCACGCTGGCGGCGCGTCTCGTTTTCAAGGCACAGACAAACAAGCACGAGTGCAGCGACGGTCGCCGCCGCCGCGACCGACAAGGTCGTGGCGGCAGGCTCGGCAAGGCGTCCGGCTGCGCGCATCCAGTTGTCGAAGCTCCAGCGTTCGGGCAATGCGTGCGGAAAGCGCCACGCCGTTGCGACCGACCACAGTGCCATCGCCGCAACGCAAACGGCATTGATCGCGGCAACGGCGACCAGCGTGGCACGGGCGACCGGTGCCGCATGTTCGAGGGTGCGGCCCCGCGTGCCGTCGGCAAGCCACGGACGTGCCAGATGCGCAACTGCCGCTTCGCCGAGCCGCCAAAGGCCGATCGCACCGGCAACAAGCAACAGCTGAAGACTGGCCGCCGCCATTGCCGGCAAAAACAGATCGAGCAGCGGATCGTTGGCCCAACGCACGGCGAGTACAGCCAAAGGCGGCGGGTTCGACGGCCCGAGGATCAACGCCACATCGACCGCAGACAGCGAAAACGCCAGCACCGCGTAGATCGGCAAACGGATCTGCGGATAGAGCTGCGGCAGAATCGCCTTTAGCCACGCGGCAAACGGCGAATAGCCAAGCGTGCGCGCCGTTGCCATTGTGGCTGTCGCCGCGATCTGCCCGTGGGCGGCAACCGCCATCAGCAGCAGATAGGGCGCTTCCTTGAGTACCAGGCCCAGCACGAGCGCAATCCCCGCTGAATCGCCCACGCTCGCGAAATCGGGCGGGCGCGTCCAGCCGGTGAGTTCCGGCGACACGAGCCGAACGAGCCAGCCCGAGGGAGCAATCAGAAACGCAAAGCCGAGTGCGATCGCCGCGTGCGGCGTGGCCAGCAGCGGTGCGAGCAATCGCTCGGCGCTGCGGAAGATTGGCCTTCCATGGGCCGCCGCACAGAAGCCCAAGGCAAGCCCAAGCGAAATCAGGCTTGCGGCAAACCCGGTGCCGAGGGTCAATACAACGCTGCCCGCCAAACCCGGCTGATCGAACAGGCGTTCGAAAACCCGGAAACCGATTTGCGTTTCGCCCAGAGCAGGCAGATAGCCGAAGGCAGGCAGCAGCGTGAAAACAAGACCCGCCGCAACCGGCCCCAAAAACAACGCAAGCGTCAGATAAGGGACGACACCAAGCGCCATGTCAGCCGGTATAGCGCCGTTCCCAATCGGCGGCGATGCGCGTCATCCAGCTTGGATGCGGCTCGGGCAACACGCGGCCAAGCTCGGCTTGCGTCGGCATGCCGGCGATCGGCGGAACGGCGGCGAAGAAACGGCGCGCTTCTTCCGGCAGCTTCGCGATGTCGAGCACGCTCGGATTGCCGAGTTGGCGCGGATCGCTCATGCGCGCCTGCGCCTCCGGCCCCATCAGAAAATCCGACGCAACCATGGCAGCCGCGCGGTTGGCGGCATTGTAGGGGATCGCCACAAAACTCGTATTGCCGATGGTGCCCGCCGCCATCGTATAGACGCGCGCGGTTTTGGGCAGCAATTCGTTGGCGATCGACACGGCCGCTTCGGCCGGATTGAACGACACCATCAGATCGATCTCGCCGTCGTTCAAAAGCTGGCGCTGGGCGGGCCCGCTGTCGGGAAATTGGCGGCCCTGGCGCCACAAAGCCGGGCGCAGCGCATCGTACCAGCGCCACAAGGGGGCAACGCTTGCTTCGTATTCGCCGCCTGCCTCGCGCTGCAGCACCGCGGAATCGGGTGCAAGCTCGAACAGGGCCTGCTTGAGGAACGTCGCCCCAAGAAAATTGCGCACAGCCGGATGCGTGGTGCGCCCCGGGTTGGCAAGCGCCCAGTCGCGCAAAGCCGGGATCGAACGCGGCGGGTTTGCGAGCCGTGCCGCATCGTACACATAAACGATCTGCGCCATGCGCCAAGGAGCCGCATAACCTTCGACGGGCACCGTGAAGTCGACGATCGTCGAGGGTTTGCCGACCGTATCGACATAGCGGAAATTCGGCAATTCCTGCGCAAACGGCCCGAACAGAAGGCCGCGTTCTTTCATGGCGACGAAATTGGGACCGTTGATCCACACAAGATCGACCGCCCCGCCTGCATCGCGGCCCGCCGACTTCTCGGCGATCACGCGCTGCACAGCCTCGGCTGTGTCGCGCAAACGCACATGGCGCAGCTCGATGCCGAATTCGGCGCGCAAGCGGATCGCCGTCCATTCGATGAAGGCGTTCGTGCGCTCGTCCCCGCCCCAGGCATTGAAAAACACTGGCTTGCCGCGCGCTTGGGCCAGCGTTTGCCCCCACGCCGCTTGCGCGCTTGCACGCGGCGACGGAAAAACGGCAGCAGAGGCTGCCGCAGCGACGAAATGCCGACGCGTGATCCTCATTGGGCTGCCGCCATCCGTGCGACGCGCCGGCGTTCGGCGGCGGCCGCAAGGCGCGGTGCGAGCACTTCTTCATGGAAACGATCGCAGCCGATGCAAAGATTGGCGTAGGGCTTGCCAGTCGGCGTCGTGGTCGCGGATTTGGCGCGGAATTTTTCGACCGACCAGCCATCGGCGAGCCCCATGCGGTCGGGCGTGCCCGCCGAGATCGCCTGGAAGGCCGGATCGCCCGCCAGCGAGTCGAGTATCTCGATCAGCGTGTCCTGCTGCAGATTGCCGATCGGCATTTTGGTTTTCATGCAGCACGGATAGACGTC
Proteins encoded in this region:
- a CDS encoding ABC transporter permease gives rise to the protein MALGVVPYLTLALFLGPVAAGLVFTLLPAFGYLPALGETQIGFRVFERLFDQPGLAGSVVLTLGTGFAASLISLGLALGFCAAAHGRPIFRSAERLLAPLLATPHAAIALGFAFLIAPSGWLVRLVSPELTGWTRPPDFASVGDSAGIALVLGLVLKEAPYLLLMAVAAHGQIAATATMATARTLGYSPFAAWLKAILPQLYPQIRLPIYAVLAFSLSAVDVALILGPSNPPPLAVLAVRWANDPLLDLFLPAMAAASLQLLLVAGAIGLWRLGEAAVAHLARPWLADGTRGRTLEHAAPVARATLVAVAAINAVCVAAMALWSVATAWRFPHALPERWSFDNWMRAAGRLAEPAATTLSVAAAATVAALVLVCLCLENETRRQRAAGPSALWALYLPLLVPQISFLLGAQSLLVRLGWDGTWAALVWFHLLFVLPYVFLVLADPWRALDPRYAKLAACLGAAPWRVFFAVRLPLLLRPLLVAAAVGFAVSVGLYLPTVLGGGGRLTSLATEAVSLASGGDRRIVGVYAFLQALLPLLAYGLALAVPAFLFRDRRGLR
- a CDS encoding ATP-binding cassette domain-containing protein gives rise to the protein MSGLVFEHVRLAAGPRVLVADFSLAIAPGEIATVMGASGTGKSSLLAYACGTLAPGLAARGSVRLDGVEISALPPERRRIGILFQDDLLFPHLSVGANLGFGLRADANDRRARIEEALAAAGLAGFAVRDPATLSGGQRQRVALMRALLAEPAAILLDEPFGKLDADLRAQMREFVFAHVRERKLPCLMVTHDSQDAVAAGGVVRTLENFA
- a CDS encoding ABC transporter substrate-binding protein; translation: MRITRRHFVAAAASAAVFPSPRASAQAAWGQTLAQARGKPVFFNAWGGDERTNAFIEWTAIRLRAEFGIELRHVRLRDTAEAVQRVIAEKSAGRDAGGAVDLVWINGPNFVAMKERGLLFGPFAQELPNFRYVDTVGKPSTIVDFTVPVEGYAAPWRMAQIVYVYDAARLANPPRSIPALRDWALANPGRTTHPAVRNFLGATFLKQALFELAPDSAVLQREAGGEYEASVAPLWRWYDALRPALWRQGRQFPDSGPAQRQLLNDGEIDLMVSFNPAEAAVSIANELLPKTARVYTMAAGTIGNTSFVAIPYNAANRAAAMVASDFLMGPEAQARMSDPRQLGNPSVLDIAKLPEEARRFFAAVPPIAGMPTQAELGRVLPEPHPSWMTRIAADWERRYTG
- the gmd gene encoding GDP-mannose 4,6-dehydratase, giving the protein MSKPVALITGITGQDGAYLAELLLQKGYIVHGVKRRSSSFNTARVDHLYADRHEHGVRFFMHYGDLTDATNLIRLVQQTQPTEIYNLAAQSHVAVSFETPEYTANSDGIGTLRLLEAIRILGMEKTARFYQASTSELYGLVQERPQKETTPFRPRSPYAAAKLYAYWITVNYREAYGMHASNGILFNHEGPTRGETFVTRKISRAVAAIKLGFQKKLYLGNIDSYRDWGHARDYVEGMWLMLQQAEPDDYVLATGETQTVREFVNIAFAQIGRPIEWRGKGVDEQGVDAKTGEVLVEIDPRYFRPTEVDFLLGDPSKARAKLGWKHKIGFKQLVEEMVASDLKLVERESHRNDRNA
- a CDS encoding GDP-L-fucose synthase; amino-acid sequence: MTATPEFDLKGKRVFVAGHRGMVGSAIVRRLAREDCTVLTVAKSELDLTRQDAVERWLAAQKPDAVFLAAARVGGIHANNTRPAEFLYQNLAIQNAVIDGAYKAGVRKLLFLGSTCIYPRMAPQPIHEDSLLTGPLEPTNEWYAIAKIAGLKMCQAYKKQYGVDFIACMPTNLYGPNDNYDLEMSHVPAATIVKVHRAKRNNEPNIPVWGDGTPLREFMHVDDMADACVFLMRNYSGLDAFNVGVGTDVSIKTFVETVCKVAGYKGTLAFDTSRPNGPPRKLTDPSRLMALGWRPKIDLETGLADAYRWYVENVAAKAA
- the ppk2 gene encoding polyphosphate kinase 2 is translated as MSSDRNDAKTIHERVMAEMADSFDEELELEIDDGRLAAIMDGMSEHPEQNSIDRRIYFRELFRLQSELVKLQDWVVDKKLKIVVIFEGRDSAGKGGAIKRITQRLNPRVCRVAALPAPNERERTQWYFQRYVSHLPAGGEIVLFDRSWYNRAGVERVMGFCNEAQVEEFFRTVPEFERMLVRSGIVLVKYWFSITDSEQHLRFQMRIHDPMKQWKLSPMDLQSRVRWEQYTKAKEAMLQHTHIPEAPWWVVEAVDKKRARLNCISHLLSQIPYGEVQHEPVELPARVYNPDYIRGPVPREMYVPAIY